A part of Mycolicibacterium sp. TUM20985 genomic DNA contains:
- the kdpF gene encoding K(+)-transporting ATPase subunit F: protein MSFENTVGLLLAIGLALFLVAALLFPERF from the coding sequence GTGAGCTTCGAGAACACCGTCGGTCTGCTCCTGGCGATCGGCCTCGCGCTGTTCCTGGTGGCCGCGCTCCTCTTCCCGGAGAGGTTCTAG
- a CDS encoding M15 family metallopeptidase yields MASASVAPTASAEPDPTAPADFVSLSDVDPTIAYDIRYATPHNFTGDPVDGYQAPMCILTRDTANALHRAQVEFLEQGYTLKVYDCYRPQRAVNDFVSWAEDLGDQRMKAEFYPRVDKANLFLDGYIAEQSGHSRGSTMDLTLVPLPVEQTRPFVPGEPLTDCVGPPAERFPDNSIDMGTGYDCFDTLAHTLDPRVQDEQLKNRLLLKDGLEKQGLENYENEWWHFTFKPESYPDTYFDFPVDPSSLTE; encoded by the coding sequence TTGGCTTCGGCATCCGTGGCACCGACCGCGTCCGCCGAGCCCGACCCCACTGCGCCAGCAGATTTCGTCTCGCTCAGCGACGTCGACCCCACGATTGCCTATGACATCCGATACGCCACCCCGCACAATTTCACCGGCGACCCCGTCGACGGGTACCAGGCACCGATGTGCATTCTCACTCGCGACACCGCCAACGCACTGCACCGCGCCCAAGTCGAGTTCCTCGAGCAGGGCTACACGCTGAAGGTCTATGACTGCTACCGGCCCCAGCGTGCCGTCAACGACTTCGTCTCATGGGCCGAGGATCTCGGGGATCAACGGATGAAGGCCGAGTTCTACCCACGGGTGGACAAGGCGAACCTGTTCCTCGACGGTTACATCGCCGAGCAGTCGGGTCACAGCCGGGGCAGCACCATGGACCTGACGCTCGTGCCGCTGCCCGTGGAGCAGACGCGCCCCTTCGTCCCGGGCGAACCGCTGACCGATTGCGTTGGGCCGCCGGCAGAGCGATTCCCCGACAACAGCATCGACATGGGCACCGGCTATGACTGTTTCGACACCCTGGCCCACACGCTGGATCCTCGGGTTCAAGACGAACAGCTGAAGAATCGCCTGCTACTCAAGGACGGCCTGGAGAAGCAGGGGCTGGAGAACTACGAAAACGAGTGGTGGCACTTCACGTTCAAGCCAGAGAGCTACCCGGACACCTACTTCGACTTCCCGGTCGACCCGTCCTCACTGACCGAGTAA
- a CDS encoding hemerythrin domain-containing protein yields MVETFVQSTDDVVKFLEGQHNLIKDMFDDVLSASSDDARQTAFQDLRQLLAVHETAEEMVVHPRARGEIDGGDDIVDARLKEEHDAKVQLQKLEQMDIGSPEFLAELKNFQQAVVEHADREETEEFAALRREVSAKDLKRMVDAVRAAEAIAPTRPHPGVESAKANFLAGPFASMLDRARDVIQSALR; encoded by the coding sequence TCGAAGGTCAGCACAACTTGATCAAGGACATGTTCGACGACGTGCTGTCTGCGTCGAGCGACGATGCCCGCCAGACGGCGTTCCAGGATCTGCGCCAACTCCTCGCCGTGCACGAGACTGCCGAGGAGATGGTCGTCCATCCCCGTGCGCGCGGCGAGATCGACGGCGGCGATGACATCGTCGACGCTCGGCTCAAGGAGGAGCACGACGCGAAGGTGCAGCTGCAGAAATTGGAGCAGATGGACATCGGCTCACCCGAATTCTTGGCCGAGCTGAAGAACTTTCAGCAAGCCGTGGTCGAGCACGCCGACCGCGAGGAGACCGAGGAATTCGCCGCGCTGCGGCGAGAGGTCAGCGCGAAGGACCTCAAGCGGATGGTCGACGCGGTGCGGGCCGCTGAGGCGATCGCACCGACGCGTCCTCACCCCGGGGTGGAATCGGCGAAGGCGAACTTCCTGGCCGGACCCTTCGCTTCGATGCTCGACCGCGCGCGGGACGTCATTCAGAGCGCCTTGCGCTAG